A stretch of Methanosphaerula palustris E1-9c DNA encodes these proteins:
- a CDS encoding 50S ribosomal protein L32e, translating to MQVETKRLIRVRSERRARFKRDGYGTKKQLSASWRRPRGLQSKQRAQKKAKGVHPMAGYGSPVAIRGLHPSGYQDILVFTPNELTGLDPETQAVRIGRTVGNKKREVIQNLAREAGLKILNPKDASLVVKGKPEVKEDE from the coding sequence ATGCAGGTTGAAACAAAGAGACTGATCCGTGTCAGGAGTGAGCGACGTGCACGCTTCAAGAGAGACGGATACGGTACAAAGAAGCAGCTGAGTGCCAGCTGGAGAAGGCCACGTGGTCTGCAGAGTAAACAGCGGGCACAGAAGAAGGCTAAGGGTGTCCACCCAATGGCAGGCTATGGAAGCCCGGTGGCCATTCGCGGCCTTCACCCAAGCGGATATCAGGACATTCTGGTCTTTACACCGAATGAACTGACAGGACTTGACCCGGAGACCCAGGCTGTCCGGATTGGTCGCACCGTCGGAAACAAGAAGCGTGAAGTGATTCAGAACCTGGCACGTGAAGCTGGTCTGAAGATCTTAAACCCCAAGGATGCTTCCCTGGTCGTCAAGGGCAAGCCAGAGGTGAAGGAAGATGAGTGA
- a CDS encoding 50S ribosomal protein L6, which produces MTMEKTVTIPEGVQVQMEGTLLTITGPKGTLQRDVRYPQVSVTVDADTETIVVRTDASRKQIVAMVGTLAAHIRNMCKGVTEGFEYSMKVVFAHFPIQLKLQGNMLVIENFLGEKQSRKARIEEGVTAKVSNDEIILTGINKESVGNSAAHIEHATKIRNRDPRVFQDGIYIVGKA; this is translated from the coding sequence ATGACAATGGAGAAGACCGTTACCATCCCAGAAGGAGTCCAGGTGCAGATGGAGGGAACCCTCCTGACGATCACTGGACCCAAGGGGACACTGCAGCGCGACGTCAGGTATCCACAGGTCTCTGTCACCGTTGACGCAGACACAGAAACAATCGTGGTCAGGACCGATGCAAGCAGAAAGCAGATCGTCGCAATGGTTGGGACGCTTGCTGCTCATATCCGAAATATGTGCAAAGGGGTGACTGAAGGGTTTGAATACAGTATGAAGGTCGTATTCGCCCATTTCCCGATCCAGTTGAAGTTGCAGGGCAATATGCTTGTGATCGAAAACTTCCTCGGCGAAAAGCAGTCGCGAAAAGCACGTATTGAAGAAGGTGTCACTGCCAAGGTCAGCAATGATGAGATCATCCTGACCGGGATCAACAAGGAGTCGGTAGGGAATTCAGCTGCACATATTGAGCACGCGACCAAGATCAGAAATAGAGATCCCCGTGTGTTCCAGGATGGCATCTATATTGTGGGGAAGGCGTGA
- a CDS encoding 30S ribosomal protein S14, with amino-acid sequence MAGEQKKVYGRGANECKLCGRKQGLVRRYHIMFCRQCFREWAQKMGFKKMN; translated from the coding sequence ATGGCAGGAGAACAGAAGAAGGTGTATGGCCGCGGTGCAAACGAGTGCAAGTTATGCGGACGGAAACAGGGGCTTGTGCGCAGGTACCATATCATGTTCTGCAGACAGTGCTTCCGCGAATGGGCTCAGAAGATGGGTTTCAAGAAGATGAATTGA
- a CDS encoding 50S ribosomal protein L30 — protein sequence MYAVVQVRGVVNTRRDIKDTLKMLRLHHINHCVFLPDTPEILGMIRKVKDYVAYGEVDEATLETLMRTRGRLEGNDALTDEYLKENSELNGIADLAKAMIEGTVRIRDVPGLKPVLRLHPPRKGYKSLKRTYPQGGALGYYGQEINALLYKMR from the coding sequence ATGTATGCGGTTGTACAGGTGCGCGGTGTTGTGAACACCCGCCGTGACATCAAGGATACGCTGAAGATGCTTCGTCTCCATCATATCAATCACTGTGTCTTCCTCCCTGATACCCCTGAAATTCTCGGGATGATCAGGAAGGTCAAGGACTATGTCGCCTATGGCGAGGTGGATGAGGCCACCCTTGAGACGCTGATGCGGACACGCGGACGGCTTGAAGGGAACGATGCACTCACTGACGAGTACCTGAAGGAGAACTCAGAACTCAACGGAATTGCAGACCTTGCAAAGGCGATGATCGAAGGTACGGTACGCATCAGGGATGTCCCTGGATTGAAGCCGGTCCTTCGTCTCCACCCGCCGAGAAAGGGCTACAAATCGCTGAAGAGGACATATCCACAGGGAGGAGCGCTTGGTTATTATGGCCAGGAGATCAATGCTCTTCTCTATAAGATGAGGTGA
- a CDS encoding 50S ribosomal protein L19e, which yields MSDLSNQRRIAAAVLKCGLHRVWFDPEQLTEIANAISREDMRKLVEEGAVKAHAIKGVSRGRARAKAEKRSYGHCKGYGRRRGAKGARMPSKRAWIQKIRAIRKALVDLREVGVVDRHLYRILYRKSAGGQFRNVAHMKAQMEILAGRMK from the coding sequence ATGAGTGATCTCTCCAACCAGCGCAGAATTGCAGCAGCAGTTCTGAAGTGTGGACTTCACCGGGTCTGGTTTGATCCAGAGCAGTTAACTGAGATCGCGAATGCAATCTCACGCGAAGATATGCGCAAACTGGTCGAGGAAGGGGCAGTCAAGGCACACGCGATCAAAGGGGTCAGCAGGGGACGGGCACGAGCAAAAGCAGAGAAGCGCTCGTACGGTCACTGCAAGGGTTATGGACGGAGGAGAGGTGCCAAGGGTGCCCGTATGCCGTCCAAGAGAGCCTGGATCCAGAAGATCAGAGCGATCCGAAAGGCGCTCGTCGACCTCCGTGAAGTCGGAGTCGTGGACCGTCACCTCTACCGTATACTCTACCGTAAGTCGGCAGGTGGACAGTTCAGAAACGTTGCACATATGAAAGCACAGATGGAGATCCTCGCAGGGAGGATGAAGTAA
- a CDS encoding uL15m family ribosomal protein: MPVNKRSKYRGSRTCGGGTHKNRRGAGNRGGRGRAGLNAHRFAKFYLEDGGPVYGKNGFNHSPRVPVRALDIGTINQMVDELIANSVATKDGDTITLDTALIDVDKVLGSGRVTARFNITAKAFSEQAKAKIEAMGGQALIV; this comes from the coding sequence ATGCCAGTAAATAAACGATCAAAATACCGTGGATCGAGGACCTGTGGTGGTGGAACCCATAAGAACCGGAGAGGTGCAGGTAACCGCGGAGGGCGTGGCCGTGCAGGTCTTAACGCTCATCGCTTTGCCAAGTTCTACCTGGAAGATGGTGGTCCCGTCTATGGTAAGAATGGATTCAACCACAGTCCCCGTGTCCCGGTCAGAGCACTGGACATCGGAACGATCAATCAGATGGTCGACGAACTGATTGCCAACTCTGTTGCCACAAAGGATGGCGACACGATCACCCTTGACACCGCACTGATCGATGTCGATAAGGTGCTCGGTAGTGGTAGAGTGACAGCCAGGTTTAACATCACTGCCAAGGCTTTTTCAGAACAGGCAAAGGCAAAGATTGAAGCGATGGGTGGTCAGGCACTGATTGTCTGA
- a CDS encoding 30S ribosomal protein S4e — protein MSEHLKRLVAPRAWHIAKKTNTFISKTAPGPHNGQALPIGVWLRDTMGFAQTLKEVKQILNERSVIVNGRPCRDPKMGIGIFDIIAIPKMGKYYRILLAKNGRLVAISIEAEDAKSRLCKVQDKTIVSGGKTQVNLTYGANVLTEEACSPKDSLVLSLEPEQRFTVLDHFPYKEGNMAMVIGGRHSGKIGKIQTITTVMGSTPNTVILEEVGTGTQFDTIDSYIYMVGRETPVIAEWGIEE, from the coding sequence ATGTCTGAACATCTGAAGAGACTTGTCGCACCCCGTGCGTGGCATATCGCAAAGAAGACGAATACATTCATCTCAAAGACCGCTCCCGGTCCCCACAATGGGCAGGCACTCCCGATTGGAGTCTGGCTTCGTGACACCATGGGATTTGCCCAGACCTTAAAAGAGGTCAAGCAGATCTTAAACGAGCGCTCTGTCATTGTCAATGGCAGGCCATGCAGGGATCCAAAGATGGGGATCGGTATCTTCGATATCATTGCGATCCCAAAGATGGGAAAATATTACCGGATTCTGCTCGCCAAGAACGGCAGACTGGTCGCAATTTCGATCGAGGCAGAGGACGCGAAGAGCCGGCTCTGCAAGGTTCAGGACAAGACGATTGTCTCTGGTGGAAAAACTCAGGTGAACCTGACCTACGGTGCCAATGTACTGACAGAAGAGGCATGTTCACCGAAGGACTCACTGGTTCTTTCACTTGAGCCGGAACAGCGGTTTACAGTCCTCGACCACTTCCCCTACAAGGAGGGAAATATGGCGATGGTGATCGGTGGTCGGCACTCCGGTAAGATCGGGAAGATTCAGACGATCACGACAGTGATGGGGTCAACCCCGAACACGGTCATTCTCGAAGAGGTTGGGACTGGAACCCAGTTCGATACGATCGACTCGTATATCTATATGGTTGGACGTGAGACGCCGGTGATCGCTGAATGGGGGATTGAAGAGTGA
- a CDS encoding 50S ribosomal protein L5, protein MTLPAINKLVVHMGVGESGERLVKGEEIMRAITGQNPVRTIAKKTQPAFNVRKGAPIGCKVTLRGDAARTFLETSLSILEKTIDASQFDKNGNFSFGIEEHTDYPGMSYDPKIGIYGMDINVVLERPGIRIARRHIEQKKLPNKQRVTKDDAIAFVREQLSVEVQ, encoded by the coding sequence ATGACACTTCCGGCCATCAACAAACTGGTCGTCCATATGGGCGTCGGTGAGAGTGGTGAACGGCTGGTCAAGGGTGAGGAGATCATGCGCGCTATCACCGGTCAGAATCCGGTCAGAACGATCGCAAAGAAGACTCAGCCTGCATTCAATGTCAGGAAAGGCGCTCCAATAGGCTGCAAGGTGACCCTCAGGGGCGATGCGGCCAGGACCTTCCTTGAGACCTCGCTCTCGATCCTGGAAAAAACCATCGATGCAAGCCAGTTCGACAAGAACGGGAACTTCTCGTTTGGTATCGAAGAGCATACCGATTATCCGGGGATGTCGTATGACCCGAAGATCGGTATCTATGGTATGGATATCAACGTGGTCCTTGAGCGCCCGGGAATCAGAATTGCCCGCAGGCATATCGAGCAGAAGAAGCTGCCCAACAAGCAGCGCGTCACCAAGGACGATGCGATTGCATTTGTCCGTGAGCAGTTATCCGTGGAGGTGCAGTGA
- a CDS encoding 30S ribosomal protein S5, translating into MAYEEHHQEWVPLTGLGRQVISGELTSIDQIFDSGKPIKEPQIVDAFLPDLVDEVLDIEMVQRMTDSGRRVKFRAVVVVGNRDGYIGFGQGKDVQVGNAIKKAIDNAKVNIIKVRRGCGSWECGCELKHSIPMQVQGKAGSVKVTLKPAPQGIGLVTGDISKKVLELAGIKDVWTFSNGQTRTTINFAKATFNALQQTNMIRTGGSE; encoded by the coding sequence ATGGCATATGAAGAACATCACCAAGAATGGGTTCCACTCACTGGTCTGGGAAGGCAGGTTATATCAGGTGAATTGACCAGCATCGACCAGATCTTCGACTCGGGAAAACCGATCAAGGAACCTCAGATCGTGGACGCATTCCTGCCGGACCTCGTTGATGAGGTTCTGGATATCGAGATGGTCCAGCGGATGACTGACTCTGGTCGCAGAGTCAAGTTCAGAGCTGTCGTCGTGGTCGGAAACCGCGATGGATATATTGGATTCGGACAGGGCAAGGATGTCCAGGTCGGAAACGCGATCAAGAAAGCGATCGACAATGCCAAGGTCAACATCATCAAGGTGCGCAGAGGATGCGGTTCATGGGAATGTGGCTGCGAACTGAAGCACTCGATCCCCATGCAAGTGCAGGGGAAGGCCGGCAGTGTCAAGGTCACCTTAAAGCCAGCCCCTCAGGGGATTGGACTTGTCACCGGTGACATCAGCAAGAAGGTGCTCGAACTTGCAGGGATCAAGGATGTCTGGACGTTCAGCAATGGTCAAACCAGAACCACGATCAACTTTGCGAAGGCAACCTTCAATGCACTCCAGCAGACGAATATGATCAGAACCGGAGGATCTGAGTAA
- a CDS encoding 50S ribosomal protein L18 — MAVGPRYFVPFRRRREGKTDYYKRGKLIVAEQPRMVVRKTNRHIIVQMIVAEMEGDKTLVTANSAELLDYGYKGSTSNTPAAYLTGMLFAVKALNADHPAAILDIGLNRATYGAKVFAALKGAVEAGLDVPHGEEILPADERVKGEHIAAYAPDRAGDLVENVESAAQTIMKELA, encoded by the coding sequence ATGGCAGTCGGACCCAGGTATTTTGTTCCTTTTAGAAGGAGAAGAGAGGGCAAGACCGATTACTATAAGAGAGGCAAACTGATTGTCGCCGAGCAGCCGCGTATGGTTGTGCGAAAGACCAACCGGCATATCATTGTGCAGATGATCGTTGCAGAGATGGAGGGCGACAAGACCCTGGTCACTGCAAACTCAGCTGAACTGCTGGATTATGGGTACAAGGGCTCAACTTCCAACACACCAGCTGCTTACCTGACTGGTATGTTGTTCGCGGTCAAGGCGCTGAATGCAGATCATCCTGCTGCGATCCTCGATATCGGGCTGAACCGTGCGACCTATGGAGCAAAGGTCTTCGCTGCACTGAAAGGTGCAGTGGAAGCAGGCCTCGATGTTCCGCACGGTGAAGAGATCCTCCCGGCTGACGAACGTGTCAAGGGCGAGCATATCGCTGCATATGCTCCTGACCGTGCAGGAGACCTTGTTGAGAATGTTGAATCGGCCGCTCAGACCATCATGAAGGAGCTGGCATAA
- a CDS encoding 30S ribosomal protein S8, which translates to MSRQNTIADAMSALKNAGDCGKPECILEPSSKLLGAMLRIMQDAGYIGSFDMIDDGRGGQFRVHLSGRINKCGAITPRYSVGLDELEYWETRYLPGKNFGLLILSTSRGVLTHNQARQNGIGGELLGFVY; encoded by the coding sequence ATGTCAAGACAGAATACAATCGCTGATGCGATGAGCGCCCTGAAGAACGCAGGGGACTGCGGTAAGCCTGAATGCATTCTTGAGCCCTCGAGCAAGCTGCTCGGTGCAATGCTCCGGATTATGCAGGACGCAGGATATATCGGATCGTTCGATATGATCGATGATGGAAGGGGTGGCCAGTTCCGTGTTCACCTCTCCGGCAGGATCAACAAGTGCGGTGCAATCACCCCACGGTACTCGGTCGGGCTCGATGAGCTCGAATACTGGGAGACCCGGTACCTGCCTGGAAAGAACTTTGGACTGCTGATCCTTTCGACCTCCAGGGGTGTGCTGACCCATAACCAGGCACGCCAGAACGGGATCGGTGGCGAACTTCTCGGGTTTGTCTATTGA